Proteins encoded by one window of Deltaproteobacteria bacterium:
- a CDS encoding lipoate--protein ligase family protein, with product MRARRFRVLQDGPGPADWNMSVDEALLLEAPVAGPVLRFYAWRAPAVSLGYRQAAPGWLDRCDALGVEVVRRVTGGGAVLHANDLTYAVIAPPGTPPLPDDLSGSYGWIRARLLEGLRAAGFSARAAVERAGASRLELCFAGATGYEVELDGRKLIGSAQRRTPFGLLQHGSIRICDDSALYRAVTGSEPAPVPRPGIDAAALRRAITDSFEAALGARLEPASLSPAERVRAEARMAQRWSDPLRAPALSLRRFPEAADRIA from the coding sequence GTGCGGGCGCGGCGCTTCCGCGTCCTGCAGGACGGGCCGGGGCCGGCGGACTGGAACATGTCGGTCGACGAGGCGCTCCTGCTCGAGGCGCCGGTCGCGGGCCCGGTCCTGCGCTTCTACGCCTGGAGAGCTCCGGCGGTCTCGCTCGGCTATCGCCAGGCCGCGCCGGGCTGGCTCGACCGCTGCGACGCGCTCGGCGTCGAGGTCGTCCGGCGTGTCACCGGTGGCGGGGCCGTCCTGCACGCGAACGACCTGACCTACGCCGTGATCGCGCCGCCGGGCACGCCGCCGCTTCCCGACGATCTGTCCGGCAGCTACGGCTGGATCCGCGCGCGCCTGCTCGAGGGGCTGCGCGCGGCGGGGTTTTCGGCTCGAGCGGCAGTCGAGCGCGCGGGCGCCTCGCGGCTCGAGCTCTGCTTCGCCGGGGCGACCGGCTACGAGGTCGAGCTCGACGGGCGCAAGCTGATCGGGAGCGCGCAGCGCAGAACCCCGTTCGGGCTGCTGCAGCACGGCTCGATCCGCATCTGCGACGACTCCGCGCTCTACCGCGCGGTCACGGGCTCGGAGCCGGCGCCGGTCCCGCGGCCGGGAATCGATGCGGCGGCGCTTCGCCGCGCCATCACCGATAGCTTCGAAGCCGCGCTCGGAGCCCGGCTCGAGCCGGCGTCGCTGTCGCCAGCCGAGCGCGTCCGGGCCGAGGCGCGGATGGCGCAGCGATGGAGCGATCCCCTCCGCGCGCCAGCCCTTTCCCTAAGAAGATTCCCCGAAGCCGCCGATAGGATTGCGTAG
- a CDS encoding shikimate kinase: MSGSGRSDRCVLLTGPMGSGKSRVGRALAKRLGFRFIDSDAEIEKTAELSIAEIFAREGEAGFRKRERAALEALPTRRCVVALGGGAVASAENRLVLREKGRLVWLDARPETIVERIGAAAERPLLAGLDRGGRLAKLAELREARLAAYATAEIRIETDALGADEVCAAIVDALGAGAAP, translated from the coding sequence ATGTCGGGGAGCGGGCGAAGCGACCGGTGCGTGCTCTTGACCGGGCCGATGGGCTCGGGCAAGAGCCGCGTCGGTCGCGCGCTCGCGAAGCGGCTCGGGTTCCGCTTCATCGACAGCGATGCCGAGATCGAGAAGACGGCGGAGCTTTCGATCGCCGAGATCTTCGCTCGCGAGGGCGAGGCGGGCTTTCGCAAGCGCGAGCGGGCGGCGCTCGAGGCGCTGCCGACCCGGCGCTGCGTGGTCGCGCTCGGCGGCGGTGCGGTCGCATCGGCGGAGAACCGGCTCGTGCTGCGCGAGAAGGGCCGGCTGGTCTGGCTCGACGCTCGGCCGGAGACGATCGTGGAGCGGATCGGTGCGGCAGCCGAGCGCCCGCTTCTCGCCGGTCTGGATCGCGGAGGCAGGCTCGCGAAGCTCGCGGAGCTGCGCGAGGCACGTCTTGCGGCCTACGCCACGGCGGAGATCCGGATCGAGACCGACGCGCTCGGCGCGGACGAGGTCTGCGCGGCGATCGTCGACGCGCTCGGCGCTGGAGCTGCGCCGTGA
- a CDS encoding tetratricopeptide repeat protein codes for MEEESLEARTRLGECFQRMGLTSDALREFQDAFKLCQKRELKREAFELLRRLASLDPSNIANRLNLAGLFVREKMLDDAQREFASLLEEVRRQSGSDLVVRVAEQMLHAFPESGEALSALVGAKLATGAHADAVRLLEPAIAKSPDDIALRESLVCAHEASGDATAARRVWRDIAELYKRRGDLEKSRDILQRYVTAEELAVDDGNTTPSLLLTDSTGRSPADDVLELDEPEASAPPRPAPTRAPASKPRPATIVETGRATPPPVRAPAPTLATPASPAPVSQTVADLIAEARVSLEFGDRAEAVRIARQVLELAPGSAEANELLAQAGELTATGDEGGLSDLLEVNSHLPSEELTEAPAPLPEIELEGADPEIDAFEPGEDFDTLPDIEIMLEDEEDRDEQFASVDPPLEIALEGTPPRAPAQPAAPAKAEPLDFELEIDAERADDGEGEAALEFAKPLASERGESRADVSARVTESLSEADFYLEQGLVDEAEKIYQGVLALAPHHPKAMLRLGEIAARRGKGPGVEVEIPANALGDTIVCDPGNSEPPAPSESAELLESIELEPSVVGEDTIPPLEELEPAPDDEIVIAEDTSPPVALESEPADSDELEVTHQSADEEGEFDLAAMLDEEESTTGKTIGTLVGVGSVGRGFAEVFSAFKKGIEDQVEEGDADTHYDLAIAYKEMGLNEDAVRELEVVLRTGARMIEALSLLASCRLALGDPTSAAAHLEAALARAGDSHEAVVALRYDLGEALLAAGREAEAREAFSKVAAIDPGFRDVAERLARFG; via the coding sequence GTGGAAGAGGAGTCGCTCGAGGCGCGCACGCGCCTGGGCGAGTGCTTCCAGCGCATGGGTCTGACCTCCGACGCGCTGCGCGAGTTCCAGGACGCCTTCAAGCTGTGCCAGAAGCGCGAGCTGAAGCGCGAGGCGTTCGAGCTGCTGCGCCGGCTGGCGTCGCTCGATCCGTCGAACATCGCCAATCGCTTGAATCTCGCCGGGCTCTTCGTGCGCGAGAAGATGCTCGACGACGCGCAGCGCGAGTTCGCATCGCTTCTCGAAGAGGTGCGCCGACAGAGCGGCTCCGATCTGGTCGTACGTGTGGCGGAGCAGATGCTTCACGCCTTCCCCGAGAGCGGGGAGGCGCTCAGCGCGCTGGTCGGGGCGAAGCTCGCCACCGGAGCGCACGCGGACGCGGTGCGGCTGCTCGAGCCGGCGATCGCGAAGTCCCCGGACGACATCGCCCTGCGCGAGTCGCTCGTGTGTGCCCACGAAGCGTCCGGCGACGCGACCGCTGCGAGACGCGTCTGGCGCGACATCGCGGAGCTCTACAAGCGGCGCGGAGACCTCGAGAAGTCGCGCGACATCCTGCAGCGCTACGTCACGGCCGAGGAGCTCGCGGTCGACGACGGAAACACGACGCCGAGTCTTCTGCTCACCGATTCGACCGGGCGCTCGCCCGCGGACGACGTGCTCGAGCTCGACGAGCCCGAGGCGTCCGCGCCGCCGCGCCCGGCGCCGACGCGCGCGCCCGCCTCGAAGCCGCGCCCCGCGACGATCGTCGAGACCGGCCGCGCGACGCCGCCGCCCGTTCGCGCGCCCGCGCCGACGCTTGCGACACCAGCATCGCCCGCGCCGGTCTCGCAGACCGTGGCCGACCTGATCGCGGAGGCCCGCGTGTCGCTCGAGTTCGGCGATCGCGCGGAGGCGGTGCGGATCGCGCGCCAGGTCCTCGAGCTCGCGCCCGGATCCGCGGAGGCGAACGAGCTTCTCGCGCAGGCGGGCGAGCTCACCGCAACCGGAGACGAGGGCGGCCTCTCGGATCTGCTCGAGGTGAACTCCCACCTTCCATCGGAGGAGCTCACCGAGGCGCCTGCGCCGCTGCCCGAGATCGAGCTCGAGGGCGCGGACCCCGAGATCGACGCCTTCGAGCCGGGCGAGGATTTCGACACGCTCCCGGACATCGAGATCATGCTCGAGGACGAGGAGGATCGCGACGAGCAATTCGCATCCGTCGATCCGCCGCTCGAGATCGCGCTCGAGGGAACGCCGCCGCGTGCGCCCGCGCAACCCGCTGCACCTGCGAAGGCGGAGCCCCTCGACTTCGAGCTCGAGATCGACGCCGAGCGCGCGGACGACGGCGAAGGCGAAGCCGCGCTCGAGTTCGCAAAGCCCCTCGCATCCGAGCGGGGTGAGAGCCGGGCGGACGTCTCGGCCAGGGTCACCGAGAGCCTGTCGGAGGCCGACTTCTATCTCGAGCAGGGTCTCGTCGACGAGGCCGAGAAGATCTATCAGGGCGTTCTCGCGCTCGCGCCCCACCATCCCAAGGCGATGCTGCGCCTGGGCGAGATCGCCGCGCGGCGCGGGAAGGGCCCCGGCGTCGAGGTCGAGATCCCGGCCAACGCGCTCGGCGACACGATCGTCTGCGATCCTGGCAACAGCGAGCCGCCGGCTCCGTCCGAATCCGCCGAACTACTCGAGTCGATCGAGCTCGAGCCGAGCGTGGTCGGCGAAGACACGATTCCTCCGCTCGAAGAGCTCGAGCCCGCGCCAGACGACGAGATCGTGATCGCCGAGGACACCTCGCCGCCGGTCGCGCTCGAGAGCGAGCCGGCCGACTCGGACGAGCTCGAAGTGACTCACCAGAGCGCGGACGAGGAGGGCGAGTTCGACCTGGCCGCGATGCTCGACGAGGAGGAGTCCACGACCGGCAAGACGATCGGGACGCTCGTCGGTGTAGGCTCGGTCGGGCGCGGCTTCGCAGAGGTCTTCTCCGCCTTCAAGAAGGGCATCGAGGACCAGGTCGAGGAGGGCGACGCCGACACGCACTACGACCTGGCGATCGCGTACAAGGAGATGGGCCTCAACGAGGACGCCGTGCGCGAGCTCGAGGTCGTGCTGCGGACCGGCGCGCGGATGATCGAGGCGCTCTCGCTTCTCGCCAGCTGCAGGCTCGCGCTCGGCGACCCGACCTCGGCGGCGGCCCACCTGGAGGCCGCGCTCGCGCGGGCCGGTGACTCGCACGAGGCCGTGGTGGCGCTCCGCTACGACTTGGGTGAGGCGCTCCTGGCCGCGGGCCGCGAGGCGGAAGCGCGCGAGGCGTTCTCGAAGGTGGCCGCGATCGATCCCGGCTTCCGCGACGTCGCGGAGCGGCTCGCGAGATTCGGTTGA
- the aroQ gene encoding type II 3-dehydroquinate dehydratase, with amino-acid sequence MKILVLHGPNLNLLGEREPEVYGRTTLAEIDARLRELGAKRSAEVESFQSNHEGALLDRIQSARRTHQGIIINPGGLTHTSVALRDALVACSLPVIEIHLSNIHAREEFRQRSLVAGIALGQISGLGAKGYELALEALLDRLK; translated from the coding sequence ATGAAGATCCTGGTCCTGCACGGCCCGAACCTGAATCTGCTCGGCGAACGCGAGCCCGAGGTCTACGGGCGGACGACGCTCGCCGAGATCGACGCGCGGCTGCGAGAGCTGGGCGCGAAGCGCTCCGCCGAGGTCGAGTCGTTCCAGTCGAACCACGAGGGCGCGCTGCTCGACCGGATCCAGTCCGCCCGCCGGACCCACCAGGGGATCATCATCAACCCCGGCGGGCTGACACACACCAGTGTGGCGCTTCGCGACGCGCTGGTCGCGTGCTCCCTGCCGGTGATCGAGATTCACCTCTCGAACATCCACGCTCGCGAGGAGTTCCGGCAGCGCTCGCTCGTGGCCGGCATCGCCCTCGGGCAGATCTCGGGGCTCGGCGCCAAGGGCTACGAGCTGGCGCTCGAGGCGCTGCTCGACCGGCTGAAGTAG
- a CDS encoding cupin domain-containing protein, protein MSCPAFPGAIGVSHLRVYDSVAPDGLRGGTPHVHSVCSEAYLVVAGRGAVQTLGPAGYRELPLEPGAFVWFTPGTIHRLVNGDGALEIVVLMQNAELPEAGDMVITFAPETLDDPEAYAAAATLPEFERTTIGSGDAAREGLARSRGAGADRRGARHRGAARVAHARGCAAPGRCVRPPAAAAPGRAPYGMLRDARRLPARDDRAGLRAAGRALRSDPRCRTDPRCALP, encoded by the coding sequence ATGTCCTGTCCTGCCTTTCCCGGAGCGATCGGCGTCTCGCACCTGCGCGTCTACGACTCAGTCGCGCCGGACGGGCTCCGCGGCGGAACGCCGCACGTGCACTCCGTGTGCTCGGAGGCGTATCTGGTGGTCGCGGGTCGCGGCGCGGTGCAGACACTCGGCCCGGCGGGCTATCGCGAGCTTCCGCTCGAGCCCGGCGCCTTCGTTTGGTTCACGCCCGGTACGATCCACCGACTCGTGAACGGAGACGGAGCGCTCGAGATCGTCGTGCTGATGCAGAACGCGGAGCTTCCCGAAGCGGGCGACATGGTGATCACCTTTGCTCCCGAAACGCTCGACGACCCCGAGGCCTACGCCGCGGCAGCCACGTTGCCGGAATTCGAGCGAACCACGATCGGCTCGGGAGACGCCGCGCGCGAAGGGCTGGCGCGATCTCGTGGAGCAGGGGCCGATCGCCGCGGTGCGCGCCACAGAGGCGCAGCTCGTGTCGCTCACGCGAGGGGTTGCGCCGCACCTGGCCGATGCGTCCGTCCACCGGCTGCCGCCGCCCCCGGCCGAGCGCCGTATGGGATGCTGCGGGACGCTCGGCGTCTACCTGCGCGAGACGATCGAGCCGGACTTCGCGCCGCAGGCCGCGCGCTGAGGAGCGACCCCCGATGCAGGACCGACCCCCGCTGCGCTTTGCCGTGA
- the pilQ gene encoding type IV pilus secretin PilQ: MMTRQGVSLTMWTLRMIAAVALAVLLPGAHALAGETKTISSVEVQGEDGVTRIVLRGAKDAIYTAFMREDPPRLILELPDVAFEGVSTPISVKNGLVEDVTLGAFGDAKAGHGMARVSIALATASDYEVKPQGDEIVVELRAGAVAASQPGPPEVAPEAAPEPAPEAAAVAAPTETASAPASAPAAPKLQSAKIQSIVAIAEGVEIGATGPIDNVDSFALQNPDRIVIDLFGVKSGMRLAKQSFSEGVVSQARIGEHPDKVRVVLDLRSPAGKPTVVPTAQGVRVELAAAESATAAKPTEMASSVPAAPAAESTGPEPEPSGDPSVQSVHFESLPTHDRVVITLGRKVKASQFAPDDSTLIVMLKDATIDEATERRVDTKEFGGPIELFSVFKTPDVPSPEVRVVLKRNVSEPATLTWEGAQLRIEMARPAGSAAALPAPAAATDATAQATSETLPTSADADMPSADATEPASADESPAPAAPAPEAAKAAAAPAAPASAKAGSQGQVAYDPFLDGPADPASIDLLEEGGFDEGKAYQGRRVSLDFKDADIANILRLIAEVSDLNVIAGQEVTGKVTIRLVDVPWDQALDVILLTKGLGFVRIGNILRIAPVETLKLESEARLQDRRSREKLEDLVVKLQPVNFAKASDLGKLVKRLLSGRGSVNVDDRTNTLIIKDIPSVIHEATALVKAVDTQTPQVLIEAKIVEATLNFSRGLGVLWGVGWDSPTDSADTIQPNLLPGLGLQQNNFLTGNPIGNPTGLLNLGILGLDDKLQLDMQLQAGEENRQGKVISSPRVVTLDNKQAVIKQGVAIKFTEVTSDKINTSGVDAVLELKVTPHITANRSIIMKLGVSKNSPNLSTATGDIVGINKNETKTEAILRDGETMVLGGIYVVDNGHGSTKVPFLADIPGIGTFFRNKEVKDERRELLVFVTPRIVQGVQADVQ; the protein is encoded by the coding sequence ATGATGACTCGGCAGGGGGTGTCACTCACCATGTGGACGCTTCGAATGATTGCTGCGGTCGCATTGGCCGTGCTGCTTCCGGGAGCGCATGCGCTGGCCGGGGAGACCAAGACGATCTCCTCGGTCGAGGTGCAGGGCGAGGACGGAGTCACGCGGATCGTCCTGCGCGGCGCAAAGGATGCGATCTACACCGCATTCATGCGCGAGGATCCGCCGCGCCTGATCCTGGAGCTTCCGGACGTCGCCTTCGAGGGCGTCTCCACGCCGATCAGCGTGAAGAACGGCCTGGTCGAGGACGTGACGCTCGGGGCGTTCGGCGACGCAAAGGCGGGACACGGAATGGCGCGGGTCTCGATCGCGCTGGCGACGGCCTCCGACTACGAGGTCAAGCCGCAGGGCGACGAGATCGTGGTCGAGCTTCGCGCCGGCGCCGTGGCCGCAAGCCAGCCCGGCCCGCCCGAGGTCGCGCCCGAGGCCGCACCCGAGCCGGCGCCCGAGGCCGCTGCAGTCGCAGCCCCGACCGAGACGGCCAGCGCGCCGGCGTCGGCGCCTGCCGCTCCGAAGCTCCAGAGCGCGAAGATCCAGAGCATCGTGGCGATCGCGGAGGGCGTCGAGATCGGCGCGACCGGTCCGATCGACAACGTCGACAGCTTCGCGCTCCAGAACCCCGACCGAATCGTGATCGACCTGTTCGGCGTGAAGAGCGGAATGCGCCTGGCGAAGCAGAGCTTCAGCGAGGGCGTGGTCTCGCAGGCGCGGATCGGCGAGCACCCGGACAAGGTCCGGGTGGTGCTCGATCTGCGCTCGCCTGCGGGCAAGCCCACGGTGGTGCCGACCGCGCAGGGCGTGCGCGTGGAGCTCGCGGCCGCCGAGAGCGCGACTGCGGCCAAGCCCACGGAGATGGCGAGCAGCGTCCCCGCCGCGCCGGCCGCCGAGTCGACGGGTCCGGAGCCGGAGCCGAGCGGCGACCCGTCCGTCCAGTCGGTTCACTTCGAGTCACTGCCGACTCATGACCGCGTCGTGATCACGCTCGGCCGGAAGGTCAAGGCGTCTCAGTTCGCGCCAGACGACTCGACGCTGATCGTCATGCTCAAGGACGCGACGATCGACGAGGCGACCGAGCGGCGCGTGGACACCAAGGAGTTCGGCGGACCGATCGAGCTGTTCTCGGTATTCAAGACGCCCGACGTGCCGAGCCCCGAGGTGCGCGTCGTGCTGAAGCGCAACGTCTCCGAGCCCGCGACGCTGACCTGGGAAGGCGCGCAGCTCCGGATCGAGATGGCGCGCCCCGCCGGCTCCGCGGCCGCGCTGCCCGCACCGGCCGCGGCCACCGACGCGACCGCGCAGGCGACTTCCGAGACGCTGCCCACGAGCGCCGACGCGGACATGCCGAGCGCGGACGCGACTGAGCCGGCGTCGGCCGACGAGTCGCCCGCTCCTGCAGCGCCTGCGCCCGAGGCCGCGAAGGCGGCCGCGGCGCCTGCCGCGCCCGCGAGCGCCAAGGCCGGATCGCAGGGACAGGTCGCCTACGACCCGTTCCTGGATGGCCCGGCCGACCCCGCGTCGATCGACCTGCTCGAGGAGGGCGGCTTCGACGAGGGCAAGGCCTACCAGGGCCGGCGCGTCTCGCTCGACTTCAAGGACGCCGACATCGCGAACATCCTGCGCCTGATCGCCGAGGTCTCCGACCTGAACGTGATCGCGGGCCAGGAAGTCACCGGCAAGGTGACCATCCGCCTGGTCGACGTGCCCTGGGATCAGGCGCTCGACGTGATCCTGCTGACGAAGGGCCTGGGCTTCGTGCGGATCGGCAACATCCTGCGCATCGCTCCGGTCGAGACGCTCAAGCTCGAGAGCGAGGCCCGGCTGCAGGACCGCCGCTCGCGCGAGAAGCTCGAGGACCTGGTCGTGAAGCTGCAGCCGGTGAACTTCGCCAAGGCCTCGGACCTGGGCAAGCTGGTCAAACGCCTGCTCTCGGGGCGCGGCTCGGTGAACGTCGACGACCGCACCAACACGCTGATCATCAAGGACATCCCGTCGGTGATCCACGAGGCGACGGCGCTCGTGAAGGCGGTCGACACCCAGACGCCGCAGGTGCTGATCGAGGCGAAGATCGTCGAGGCGACGCTCAACTTCTCGCGCGGCCTGGGCGTGCTCTGGGGCGTGGGCTGGGATTCGCCGACCGACTCGGCCGACACGATCCAGCCGAACCTGCTGCCGGGCCTGGGCCTGCAGCAGAACAACTTCCTGACCGGCAATCCGATCGGGAACCCGACCGGGCTGCTCAACCTGGGCATCCTCGGCCTGGACGACAAGCTCCAGCTCGACATGCAGCTGCAGGCGGGCGAGGAGAACCGCCAGGGCAAGGTGATCTCGTCGCCGCGCGTGGTGACGCTGGACAACAAGCAGGCCGTGATCAAGCAGGGCGTCGCGATCAAGTTCACCGAGGTGACCTCGGACAAGATCAACACGTCCGGGGTGGACGCGGTGCTGGAGCTCAAGGTCACGCCGCACATCACCGCCAACCGCTCGATCATCATGAAGCTCGGCGTGTCGAAGAACTCGCCGAACCTCTCCACGGCGACCGGCGACATCGTCGGCATCAACAAGAACGAGACCAAGACCGAGGCGATCCTCCGCGACGGCGAGACGATGGTGCTCGGCGGCATCTACGTGGTCGACAACGGCCACGGCTCCACCAAGGTCCCGTTCCTGGCCGACATCCCGGGCATCGGCACGTTCTTCCGCAACAAGGAAGTGAAGGACGAGCGCCGGGAGCTGCTGGTCTTCGTGACTCCGCGAATCGTGCAGGGCGTTCAGGCCGACGTGCAGTGA
- a CDS encoding roadblock/LC7 domain-containing protein, with amino-acid sequence MTFREILQSLVDQTPGALAAAVMAGDGVAIDEYARPGAGVDLGAIAIEFGRIFHQSQKVADALDGSRDGALAEMLLVTGASQVFFRQLDEDSFLVMALDATGLVGKARYLVRVLLEEIREAL; translated from the coding sequence ATGACGTTTCGAGAGATCCTCCAGTCACTCGTCGACCAGACCCCGGGCGCGCTCGCCGCGGCGGTGATGGCCGGAGACGGTGTCGCGATCGACGAGTACGCGCGCCCCGGCGCGGGCGTGGACCTGGGCGCGATCGCGATCGAGTTCGGCCGGATCTTCCACCAGTCCCAGAAGGTCGCCGACGCGCTCGACGGCTCGCGCGACGGCGCGCTCGCGGAGATGCTGCTCGTGACCGGTGCGAGCCAGGTCTTCTTCCGACAGCTCGACGAGGACAGCTTCCTCGTGATGGCGCTCGACGCGACCGGTCTGGTCGGCAAGGCGCGCTATCTGGTGCGCGTGCTGCTGGAGGAGATCCGCGAGGCGCTGTAG
- a CDS encoding pilus assembly protein PilP — MSGLRTLRFAFALALALAFSSGCSDDDAASAAAKSAAPRPTRAAAPEPAALAPEYHYDPTDKVDPFRSYVRRQVTFDPEGSASPLERFDLTQLAVMGIIWGLEEPRALVRDPTGKGYIVRAGTPIGKNKGRILRIEDNKVVVKETYLDHLDRATTKEVDLELYVNGRKG; from the coding sequence ATGAGCGGCCTCCGGACGCTCCGATTCGCCTTTGCGCTGGCTCTTGCGCTGGCATTCTCGAGCGGCTGCTCGGACGACGATGCGGCGAGCGCGGCTGCCAAGAGCGCCGCGCCCCGGCCGACGAGAGCCGCTGCGCCCGAACCGGCGGCCCTGGCGCCGGAGTACCACTACGACCCGACCGACAAGGTCGATCCGTTCCGCTCCTATGTGCGCCGCCAGGTCACGTTCGATCCCGAGGGCAGCGCCTCGCCGCTCGAACGCTTCGATCTCACCCAGCTCGCCGTGATGGGAATCATCTGGGGTCTGGAGGAGCCGCGCGCGCTGGTTCGGGACCCGACGGGCAAGGGGTACATCGTTCGAGCGGGAACGCCGATCGGGAAGAACAAGGGCCGGATTCTGCGCATCGAGGACAACAAGGTTGTCGTGAAGGAAACGTATCTCGATCACCTGGACCGAGCGACGACCAAAGAAGTCGACCTCGAGCTCTACGTAAACGGAAGGAAGGGATGA
- a CDS encoding AAA family ATPase — MEHLKFFQLPTDPFQNECDERFYFESAPQKRARLRLMRGIQQRRALSVLLGGPGLGKTTLAHSLLRALDPREFAAHYLSIPHEACASGWFLPNVARAFGVHAPADQVQSLVDQIHAQLVQIAASRRSSVLLIDEAQLFRNRDAMEEFRGLLNLLHDGRKLVSLVLFGLPELAEVLKLDAPLAQRVEIRVELTPMDWLESQAYVSHRLRLAGAKSPVFAPDALEALFRCSGGVPRLLNTIADNALFEAFLSEARPVDSSIVVAAAEALGIEPTANPSAPVVARDSEPTPAEWLEPLAPMPSDVRPARPSAPEPVVEEELSAQFESADLVEENSGADLAVTKLDVEAFVDPLPEPEREPAEEIAIELEVEPPADVAREPDFGPEDSDWSLGAALREEEPPAEVVRERNEDSFDLRSVALEVEAEPEPPPAREEDELDLLFEEIQIGD; from the coding sequence ATGGAGCATCTGAAGTTCTTCCAGCTTCCCACGGACCCGTTCCAGAACGAGTGCGACGAGCGCTTCTACTTCGAGAGCGCGCCGCAGAAGCGCGCGCGCCTGCGCTTGATGCGCGGCATCCAGCAGCGCCGCGCGCTCTCGGTCTTGCTCGGCGGGCCAGGCCTGGGCAAGACGACGCTCGCGCACTCGCTGCTCCGCGCGCTCGACCCGCGCGAGTTCGCGGCCCATTACCTGTCGATTCCCCACGAGGCGTGCGCCTCGGGCTGGTTCCTGCCCAACGTCGCGCGCGCCTTCGGCGTCCATGCGCCAGCCGACCAGGTCCAGTCGCTCGTCGATCAGATCCACGCCCAGCTGGTTCAGATCGCCGCCTCCCGACGCAGCTCGGTGTTGCTGATCGACGAGGCGCAGCTGTTCCGCAATCGCGACGCGATGGAGGAGTTCCGCGGGCTTCTGAACCTGCTGCACGACGGTCGCAAGCTGGTGAGCCTGGTGCTCTTCGGTCTGCCCGAGCTGGCCGAGGTGCTGAAGCTCGACGCCCCGCTCGCGCAGCGCGTGGAGATCCGCGTGGAGCTCACACCGATGGACTGGCTCGAGTCCCAGGCCTACGTCTCGCACCGCCTGCGGCTCGCCGGCGCGAAGTCGCCCGTCTTCGCGCCCGATGCGCTCGAGGCGCTGTTCCGCTGCTCGGGGGGCGTGCCGCGGCTGCTCAACACGATCGCCGACAACGCGCTCTTCGAGGCGTTCCTCTCGGAGGCGCGTCCCGTGGACAGCTCGATCGTCGTCGCCGCCGCCGAGGCGCTCGGAATCGAGCCGACGGCGAACCCCAGCGCGCCGGTCGTGGCTCGGGACTCCGAGCCGACCCCGGCCGAGTGGCTCGAGCCGCTCGCGCCGATGCCGAGCGACGTGCGGCCGGCGCGGCCGTCTGCGCCCGAGCCCGTCGTGGAAGAGGAGCTCTCGGCGCAGTTCGAATCGGCGGATCTCGTCGAGGAGAACTCTGGCGCCGATCTGGCCGTGACGAAGCTCGATGTGGAGGCCTTCGTCGATCCGCTGCCGGAGCCGGAGCGCGAGCCCGCGGAGGAGATCGCGATCGAGCTCGAGGTCGAGCCGCCTGCGGACGTAGCGCGCGAGCCCGACTTCGGTCCCGAGGACTCGGACTGGAGCCTCGGCGCCGCGCTTCGCGAAGAGGAGCCGCCGGCCGAGGTCGTCCGCGAGCGAAACGAGGACAGCTTCGATCTGCGCAGCGTCGCGCTCGAGGTCGAAGCGGAGCCGGAGCCGCCGCCCGCGCGCGAAGAGGACGAGCTCGACCTGCTCTTCGAAGAGATCCAGATCGGCGACTAG